A single region of the Kocuria rosea genome encodes:
- the rsmG gene encoding 16S rRNA (guanine(527)-N(7))-methyltransferase RsmG: protein MAEEPRPSPAPQDPPVPDEQERRAAERLFGERLPLAERYVAHLASSGIVRGLIGPREVPRLWSRHVLNCAVVEELIATGARVADVGSGAGLPGLCLALARADLRITLIEPLERRVQWLDEVVADLGLTNVCVLRARAEQARDEVGEVDVVTARAVSALVGLVDITLPLLRGTGELLALKGRSAADEVRKAQKKLDRLGARSTEIVPAGADLLEEPTTVVRVRL from the coding sequence ATGGCCGAGGAGCCGCGCCCCTCCCCCGCTCCGCAGGACCCGCCGGTCCCGGACGAGCAGGAGCGGCGCGCCGCCGAGCGGCTGTTCGGCGAGCGGCTGCCGCTGGCGGAGCGCTACGTGGCGCACCTGGCGTCGTCCGGCATCGTCCGGGGGCTCATCGGCCCGCGGGAGGTGCCCCGGCTGTGGAGCCGGCACGTGCTCAACTGCGCCGTGGTCGAGGAGCTCATCGCGACCGGCGCCCGCGTGGCCGACGTCGGATCGGGCGCAGGTCTGCCCGGGCTGTGCCTCGCCCTGGCCCGGGCAGACCTGCGGATCACGCTCATCGAGCCGCTGGAGCGGCGCGTGCAGTGGCTGGACGAGGTCGTGGCCGACCTCGGGCTCACGAACGTGTGTGTGCTGCGGGCCCGGGCGGAGCAGGCCCGGGACGAGGTCGGAGAGGTGGACGTGGTCACCGCCCGCGCGGTCTCGGCCCTGGTGGGCCTCGTGGACATCACCCTGCCGCTGCTGCGCGGCACCGGAGAGCTGCTCGCCCTCAAGGGCCGTTCCGCGGCGGACGAGGTGCGCAAGGCGCAGAAGAAGCTGGACCGGCTCGGCGCCCGGTCCACCGAGATCGTCCCGGCCGGGGCTGACCTGCTCGAGGAGCCCACCACGGTGGTGCGGGTCCGGCTCTGA